CTTTGGATTCCACCAGCAGGTTAGCATCATACAGTGGCAGCCTGTACTGAGACATGAAGCGGTCCCGCCTGGCGTCGGGCAGCTCGGGCAGGCGAGCTTTGATTTCCTCCACCCATTTCTGGCTGAAGACCATTGGTGGCAAGTCGGGCTCCGGAAAGTAGCGGTAATCGTGTGCATATTCCTTGCTTCGCTGGCTCACGGTTATGCCTTTCGGCTCCACCCAACCGCGTGTCTCCTGTGTAAGTTTACCGCCTTTTTCCAGCACCTCGTGCTGGCGTTTAGCTTCGTAGTCCAGCGCCCGGTAGACAGCTTTAAAGCTGTTCATGTTCTTGACCTCTACCTTGGACAGATACTCCGTGGTACCCCTGGGGCGTATACTGATATTGGCATCGCACCTGAAGCTGCCCTCCTCCATATTGCCTGTGGACACGCCCAGGTACTGGAGAATAGTGCGCAGCTTCATCAGGTAGTGCCTGGCCTCCTCCGGCGAGCTGATATCCGGCTCGCTGACGATTTCCATCAGCGGCACGCCGGAGCGGTTGACGTCCACCAGGCTGTAAGTCTCGCCCTCCGGCGAAGTGCAGTGAGTCAGCTTGGCCACATCCTCCTCCAGGTGAACGCGTGTAATGCCGATTTTCTTTTTGTTGCCGTCGAGGTCAATATTCAACCAGCCCTGCTTACTCATAGGCGCGTCGTACTGTGAAATTTGATAGCCCTTCATCAAGTCGGGGTAAGGATAATTCTTGCGGTCGAACTTGGCATGTTCGGCGATGGTGCAGTTAAGGGCTAACGCGGTCATCACCGTATATTCTATCGCCTTCTCGTTGATTGTGGGCAGCACGCCTGGCATACCCAGGCATATGGGGCAGACGTGAGTGTTGGGCGGAGCGCTGGCATAGTCAGAGCTGCAGGAGCAGAACATCTTGCTCTTGGTCAGCAGCTGGGCATGCACTTCCAGCCCGATGATAATCTCATAGTCCACGACTGGTTAGTATAGCAGTCCAGGTTCCACGAGGCAAACGAATAACGGCCGCGTGAGACGCAATATTAAACAAAATGACGAAAAGTGTGATAAATCTAGCCAAGTATGTATTGAAACACAAAACTATAATTGCTATTATAAACAGTAGGAAGAAGTGAGAGAAATGAAGTCAACTCATAGTTTTATAGATTTGTTCTGCGGTATTGGCGGATTTAGAATTGCTGCTGAAAGTCTGGGGTGGGATTGCGTTTACTCGTGCGACATAGACAAAGAAGTTCAACGAACTTACGAAGCTAATTTCGGTGAGAAGCCAACTGGAGATATCAAGCAAGTAGACGAGAATTCTATACCTGACCACGATGTGTTATTTGCGGGTTTCCCTTGTCAACCTTTTAGCATAATCGGTTCAATGAATGGTATGAGTGATACGAGGGGAACGCTATTCTTTGATATCGCTAGAATCCTAAAAGCGAAACAACCGTCTTGGTTTGTTTTGGAAAACGTAAAGCAATTAGTCGGGAACGATAAGGGGAAAACGCTTAAACGCATCTTGTCAATAACGATGTCTTTGGGCTACGAAGTAGACTGGAGAATATTAAATGCCCTTGATTTTGGATTGCCTCAAAAAAGAGAGAGGGTTTTCATTGTTGGAAACAACAAGAAGATTCCATTTCAGTTTCCGCAAGGCGGTTATCAAATGAAACCTCTTTCGGAAATACTTGAGGAGTCAGTCCCAACTAAATATTACGTGTCAGAATCGATGCGACAAAAACGGCGTTCTTCTCACGAAAGCAAATTCTACCCATCTATTTGGCACGAAAACAAGGCAGGGCATATAAGTTCATATCCATACTCCTGTGCTTTGAGGGCGAATGCTTCATATAATTACCTTCTAGTAAATGGAGAAAGAAGACTGACTCCACGAGAGCAATTAAGATTGCAGGGATTCCCTGATTGGTTTATGCCCATAAGCAATGACTCTGAAATTAGAAGGCAAACCGGTAATGCGGTAGCGGTACCGGTCGTGAAAGCGATTGTTCAGCAAATAGTAATGGCTGAAGAGAACGTTAATGAATATGAGACCTCGCATAAGGAGAAGGCAGCGAGCAGAGCCGCCCTATCCCTTGAACCAATTCCCTCATGATTTTGCCTTTTTAGTTGGCAAGCAGATAATCTATATGCTTGCCACTAAAGCGCAACCGAGCTTAGAAGGTTCTGAGTGGGAACAAGTATTCGCCAATGCTATAAACGGCGAATGGAAACCTAGTCCAGTAGGTCTGGATGATATTGTAAAAGGCAACTGCGCT
This genomic interval from Chloroflexota bacterium contains the following:
- the dcm gene encoding DNA (cytosine-5-)-methyltransferase; this translates as MKSTHSFIDLFCGIGGFRIAAESLGWDCVYSCDIDKEVQRTYEANFGEKPTGDIKQVDENSIPDHDVLFAGFPCQPFSIIGSMNGMSDTRGTLFFDIARILKAKQPSWFVLENVKQLVGNDKGKTLKRILSITMSLGYEVDWRILNALDFGLPQKRERVFIVGNNKKIPFQFPQGGYQMKPLSEILEESVPTKYYVSESMRQKRRSSHESKFYPSIWHENKAGHISSYPYSCALRANASYNYLLVNGERRLTPREQLRLQGFPDWFMPISNDSEIRRQTGNAVAVPVVKAIVQQIVMAEENVNEYETSHKEKAASRAALSLEPIPS
- the gatB gene encoding Asp-tRNA(Asn)/Glu-tRNA(Gln) amidotransferase subunit GatB is translated as MDYEIIIGLEVHAQLLTKSKMFCSCSSDYASAPPNTHVCPICLGMPGVLPTINEKAIEYTVMTALALNCTIAEHAKFDRKNYPYPDLMKGYQISQYDAPMSKQGWLNIDLDGNKKKIGITRVHLEEDVAKLTHCTSPEGETYSLVDVNRSGVPLMEIVSEPDISSPEEARHYLMKLRTILQYLGVSTGNMEEGSFRCDANISIRPRGTTEYLSKVEVKNMNSFKAVYRALDYEAKRQHEVLEKGGKLTQETRGWVEPKGITVSQRSKEYAHDYRYFPEPDLPPMVFSQKWVEEIKARLPELPDARRDRFMSQYRLPLYDANLLVESKAMANYFEDCIKLVGSSNGADLPKKAKTVSNWLLGDFLRMLNATNTSIEDTRVSPKHLTEMLDLADKGVLSGPTAKAVFEEMFTSGKKAGDIVAEKGLSQISSSEEIEKIVAEVIAANSQAVSDYASGKEQALAFLIGQVMKASKGRANPATAKEILLHKLGGK